Within the Streptomyces sp. NBC_00353 genome, the region TTCGATCTCGGCGGGACGTGGCTTCCGGCGTGGGTTCGGCAGACGGCTGAGCAGACGGAGCGGGCTGCCTTTCGGCACATCCGCTCCGGCGGGCAGGCCGGCTATGTGGCGGCGCGAACCATGCTGACCGAGGTGCCGTACGGCACGCAGCGGGCATTGGTCGAGGAGTACTCGCGGCGTGGCACGGCACGGATGGACGTGTACCGGCCTGTTCCCTCGGACCGGGTCTGGGTAGGGGCGTCGTCGTGGTTGTGGCCGTGTCCGCAGTGCCGGTATCCGATGGTGCTGCGGGGTGGGCAGTTGCGGTGTGAGTACCCGCCGCATCAGAGCCGGTTCGGTCTGGTCGCGGGCACTGGCAAACGGGGTGGGCCGCCTGCACTGACCGGTGGGCGGGACCGGTTGGCGACGGCTGCGGAGCCGGCGGAGGGCGTGTTGTGCCTGGACTGGGGGGTGTGGCGGTACATCACCTGTCCCGGGCTGAGTGAGGTGGGCCTGATGCAGTGGCTGGAGAAGCAGGAGGGGGTGCGGGTCGAGCGCTGGGAGAACCTGGATGAGTGGGATATCGGCGTCTACCTGGCGGACGGGCAGCGCTGGCGAGTGGACGTCAAAGACCACCAGGACGCGCAGACGATCATCGACCGGCCACCTGCCGGGGAGACGGTGGTCGTGCCCAACTACCGGCGCAGCCAAGTCAATCAGCTGCAGTCCGGGCTCGACGCGCTCGGGACTGCTGACGGGCAACGCTACAGCGTGTTCACGGTCAGCCGTTTCAAGGCGGCCGTGACCCGGCGGTTGAAGGGGATGGACGCATGACGTCGCTGAAGAACGCGAGGTACTCCGTCAGCGTGCCGCTGACGCTGCGGGCGGCGATCCTGCTGGCCGCACGGGTGTTCCCCAACCGGGCGCTGGAGGAGCAGGCAGCGTGGCGGCGTGTGGTGGATCTTGCTGATGCGCATTTCCTGGCCACGGGGCAGATGCATCTGTGGGACGGCTGGCCTGCTCTGGCTCTGCCCGATCAGGTACGGATCACGCGGATGCTGCGGCAGCGGCCGGCTGTCCTTGCCTCCCATTCGGTGTTTGTCACGGAGACGGCAGCGGTCCTGGGCAGCGGTGAGGCGGTCGAGTTCGCCCCGGCCGACGGGGAGGAGCAGGTGCTGATCCTCCCCGTGGGCGACGAGGAAGCCGTCATCGATGCCTTGCTGAACGAGCTCGAGGACAACGCGGCCAAGGGGCAGTTGGTGCCCAAGCCTGCGCCACCCGGCTCCTACGTCAGCGACCTGCGGATTAGGGATGCGCTCAGCCCCTCCGGCCGGGTGGTGGACGTCTTCTACGACCTCGACTACCAAGGGCCCCCTGCTCCCAGCGTGGTGCAGGAGCTGGGCGACGCCCCGGTCGCGGACGAGGTGGTGATCCCCTTCGCCGACCTGGACAAGATCGCGGGCCGGCTCGATGAACTGCGCGGGCAGGACTACCGGCGCAAGGCGGTCGCGGACATCAGGCGGCACGCCCGCGGCCGCGACGGCACGGACGTGGGCGACCTCCTGCGCGTCCAGGCCGGGCCGCTGCGGGTCTTCCACGCCCCCACCGGCATGGGCAAGAACGTCCTGAGTGAACTCGTCGCGGTGTGGTGCGCCCAGCAGGGCCGGGTGATCTCGCTGGTCGTTCCGCAGAGCGCGCAGGTCCTGGCC harbors:
- a CDS encoding restriction endonuclease-related protein, which codes for MPVSQHVAARRIISAALRAGAAWINRVEEPRAWRELSRMHGVLLSSLPVRAGPSTPAEMIDLLPVRLREWVPLAWDELPSEMGDLVVLTDNGELTEEAFEAGMNYLEALYGDDGYFDLGGTWLPAWVRQTAEQTERAAFRHIRSGGQAGYVAARTMLTEVPYGTQRALVEEYSRRGTARMDVYRPVPSDRVWVGASSWLWPCPQCRYPMVLRGGQLRCEYPPHQSRFGLVAGTGKRGGPPALTGGRDRLATAAEPAEGVLCLDWGVWRYITCPGLSEVGLMQWLEKQEGVRVERWENLDEWDIGVYLADGQRWRVDVKDHQDAQTIIDRPPAGETVVVPNYRRSQVNQLQSGLDALGTADGQRYSVFTVSRFKAAVTRRLKGMDA